From Carassius auratus strain Wakin chromosome 1, ASM336829v1, whole genome shotgun sequence, the proteins below share one genomic window:
- the LOC113110115 gene encoding BTB/POZ domain-containing protein KCTD12-like: protein MDKSRADASQQFPEIIELNVGGQVYVTRHSTLLSVPNTLLWTMFSQKKPAELTTDSKGRYFLDRDGFLFRYILDYLRDQTLVLPDYFKEKASLLKEAEYFQLQELAKRLRPSVSKENSISEEVCQSDPEEAALACMSISSTGPRSPSLDARKSGYITIGYRGSYTIGRDIQQDAKFRRVARITVCGKTSLAKEVFGETLNESRDPDRLPERYTSRYYLKYNFLEQAFDRLAEVGFHMVACSSTGTCAYASNDPNEDKIWTSYTEYVFCRE, encoded by the coding sequence ATGGACAAGAGTCGCGCGGACGCTTCCCAGCAATTCCCCGAAATTATTGAGCTGAATGTCGGGGGGCAAGTTTACGTTACTCGCCACTCAACTTTACTCTCCGTGCCCAATACTTTACTTTGGACCATGTTCAGTCAGAAAAAACCCGCGGAACTTACCACCGACAGCAAAGGACGCTACTTTTTGGACAGGGATGGCTTTCTGTTCAGATATATTTTGGATTACTTGCGGGACCAGACTCTGGTTTTGCCCGACTACTTCAAAGAGAAGGCGAGCCTTCTTAAGGAGGCAGAATATTTCCAACTTCAAGAGCTGGCAAAGCGCCTGAGACCGTCGGTCAGTAAGGAGAACTCCATCAGCGAGGAGGTGTGCCAGAGCGACCCGGAGGAGGCTGCGCTCGCCTGCATGAGTATCTCCAGCACCGGTCCTCGCTCTCCGTCCCTGGACGCGAGGAAATCCGGCTACATAACCATCGGGTACAGGGGCTCCTATACCATAGGACGAGACATCCAACAAGACGCCAAATTTCGACGGGTGGCGAGAATCACCGTGTGCGGGAAAACATCGCTCGCCAAAGAAGTTTTCGGGGAGACGCTGAACGAGAGCAGAGACCCCGACAGACTCCCAGAGAGATACACTTCTCGGTATTACCTCAAGTATAATTTCCTGGAGCAAGCCTTTGATAGGCTGGCGGAGGTGGGCTTCCACATGGTCGCGTGTAGTTCCACGGGCACCTGCGCGTACGCGAGTAACGACCCCAACGAGGACAAAATCTGGACGAGTTACACCGAGTACGTCTTTTGCAGGGAGTGA